In Massilistercora timonensis, the following are encoded in one genomic region:
- a CDS encoding HAMP domain-containing sensor histidine kinase has product MKNNYRKLKFSILLQTVLVTAVTVLVGGVILNYVIDGVYNESFGRIFVKVLTDFDVEEQRAIDLYWRLIGDNKIFFMIVGFLLLFALFFYVALSKMTRYLDQVGDGIENIVSDSTEPIHLITELKPIEIRLNEIKATLKRQELESEEGEKKKNDLVLFLAHDLKTPLTSIVAYLSMLDNHPEMDPAEREKYIHIAFEKSVRLGELINEFFDITRYNLQNIELEPVEINLSMMLEQLADELYGVLQEKRLRCEVEVEENLEVYGDPDKLARVFDNILRNAVAYCYENTVIQIRARKKGGDIEIAFINQGDKIPGAMLQTIFEKFYRVDGSRSSGTGGAGLGLAIAKEIVELHGGSVQARSDDIRTQFIVTLPSKSEEKPEEGEQDEIHPHRRHTFGGRAGRRKRVQQKPAKRDLEQPGEDLRDL; this is encoded by the coding sequence TTGAAGAATAATTACCGGAAATTAAAATTCAGCATTCTTCTCCAGACGGTGCTGGTCACCGCGGTCACTGTACTTGTGGGAGGCGTGATCTTAAACTATGTGATCGACGGAGTCTACAACGAAAGCTTTGGCCGGATCTTCGTGAAGGTGCTGACGGATTTTGATGTGGAGGAGCAAAGAGCGATCGATCTGTACTGGCGCCTGATCGGCGACAACAAGATCTTCTTTATGATCGTAGGCTTTTTGCTCCTGTTTGCCTTGTTCTTCTATGTGGCGCTGTCCAAGATGACCCGCTATCTGGACCAGGTGGGAGACGGCATCGAGAATATCGTGTCGGATTCCACGGAGCCCATCCATCTGATCACGGAGCTCAAGCCCATCGAGATCCGGCTCAACGAGATCAAAGCCACGCTGAAGCGCCAGGAGCTGGAGTCGGAGGAAGGGGAGAAGAAGAAGAACGATCTGGTCCTTTTTCTGGCCCACGACCTGAAGACACCCCTTACTTCCATCGTGGCTTACTTGAGCATGCTGGACAACCACCCGGAGATGGATCCGGCGGAGCGGGAGAAATACATCCACATTGCCTTTGAGAAATCCGTCCGCCTGGGAGAGCTGATTAATGAGTTCTTTGACATCACCCGTTATAATCTTCAGAATATCGAGCTGGAGCCGGTGGAGATCAATCTGTCCATGATGCTGGAGCAGCTGGCGGACGAGCTCTACGGCGTTCTCCAGGAGAAACGGCTTCGCTGCGAGGTGGAAGTGGAAGAAAACCTGGAGGTCTACGGAGATCCGGACAAGCTTGCCCGGGTGTTTGACAATATCCTGCGAAATGCGGTGGCCTACTGTTATGAAAACACGGTGATCCAGATCCGGGCCCGGAAGAAGGGCGGAGACATTGAGATCGCGTTTATCAATCAGGGGGACAAGATCCCTGGGGCCATGCTCCAGACCATCTTCGAGAAATTCTACCGGGTGGACGGTTCCAGATCCAGTGGCACCGGCGGCGCGGGGCTGGGCCTGGCCATTGCCAAGGAGATCGTGGAACTGCACGGGGGAAGCGTCCAGGCAAGGAGCGACGATATAAGGACTCAGTTTATCGTGACCCTGCCGTCGAAGAGTGAAGAGAAACCAGAAGAAGGAGAACAAGATGAGATTCATCCACATCGCAGACATACATTTGGGGGCAGAGCCGGACGCAGGAAGCGCGTACAGCAAAAGCCGGCCAAGAGAGATCTGGAACAGCCTGGAGAGGATCTGCGGGATCTGTGA
- a CDS encoding threonine/serine exporter family protein, translating into MTQEKITPNHMDIYWHDYADRTPDAPVTEASMIEKSTLVGRIGLMLLGCGTGAWRVRSAMNTVAQKLGLTCTANIGLMSIDYSCFDGDRSFSHSLSLNNTGVNTCKLDRLERFVKEFEQKAGAMTTDQLHSHLDEIDRIGNQYTPAQLGLASALACGAFTFLLGGGLIEILCAFIGAGVGNYLRCKLLRKHYTLFLCIVSSVALACLAYTLSLRAAEAVFSLSVQHEAGYICAMLFIIPGFPFITSGIDLAKLDMRSGIERLVYALMIIVVATVTAWILALALNLKPEEFVALSLPAGLLFALRLLASFCGVFGFSIMFNSPLPMAVTAGLIGAVANTLRLELVDLTALPPSAAAFLGSLAAGLIASLLTKKLGYPRISITVPSIVIMVPGLYLYRGVYNLGEMSLTPSASWLASALLIILALPLGLIFARIITDRSFRHCT; encoded by the coding sequence ATGACACAAGAGAAAATCACTCCCAATCATATGGATATCTACTGGCACGACTACGCGGACCGGACGCCGGACGCCCCGGTCACCGAGGCCAGCATGATCGAGAAATCCACGCTGGTGGGAAGGATCGGGCTTATGCTGCTGGGCTGCGGGACTGGAGCCTGGCGGGTGAGAAGCGCCATGAACACGGTGGCGCAGAAGCTGGGCCTTACCTGTACGGCCAATATCGGACTGATGTCCATCGACTACAGTTGTTTTGACGGAGACCGGTCTTTTTCCCATTCCCTGAGCCTTAATAATACCGGGGTCAATACCTGCAAGCTGGACCGGCTGGAACGGTTTGTGAAGGAGTTTGAGCAGAAGGCGGGCGCGATGACCACGGATCAGCTTCACTCCCATCTGGATGAGATCGACCGGATCGGGAACCAGTACACCCCGGCGCAGCTGGGCCTGGCTTCTGCCCTGGCCTGCGGCGCGTTTACCTTCCTTCTGGGAGGGGGGCTCATCGAGATTCTCTGTGCCTTTATCGGCGCGGGCGTGGGAAATTATCTGCGCTGTAAACTGCTGAGGAAGCACTATACCCTTTTCCTGTGTATCGTTTCCTCAGTGGCCCTGGCCTGCCTGGCCTACACCCTTTCCCTGCGGGCTGCGGAGGCGGTTTTCTCCCTCTCTGTGCAGCACGAGGCAGGATATATCTGCGCCATGCTGTTTATCATCCCGGGATTTCCTTTTATCACCAGCGGCATCGACCTGGCGAAGCTGGACATGCGCTCCGGTATCGAGCGGCTGGTGTATGCGCTGATGATCATTGTGGTGGCCACGGTCACGGCCTGGATCCTGGCGCTGGCCCTGAACCTGAAGCCAGAAGAATTCGTGGCGCTGTCGCTGCCTGCGGGCCTTCTGTTTGCCCTGCGGCTGCTGGCCAGCTTCTGCGGGGTCTTCGGGTTCTCCATCATGTTCAACAGCCCGTTGCCCATGGCGGTGACGGCAGGGCTGATCGGCGCGGTGGCCAACACCCTGCGGCTGGAACTGGTGGATCTTACGGCCCTTCCGCCCTCGGCGGCGGCATTCCTGGGATCCCTTGCAGCCGGCCTGATCGCTTCTCTTCTCACGAAGAAGCTGGGGTATCCAAGGATCTCCATCACCGTGCCGTCTATCGTGATCATGGTACCGGGACTTTACCTCTACCGGGGGGTATACAACCTGGGAGAAATGTCCCTGACCCCGTCGGCTTCCTGGCTGGCTTCCGCCCTTCTCATCATCCTGGCGCTGCCGCTGGGACTGATCTTCGCCAGGATCATCACCGACCGGTCTTTCCGGCATTGTACCTAA
- the asnS gene encoding asparagine--tRNA ligase: protein MKLTRIRDLYKNREAYLDQKVTVGGWVRSIRDSKSFGFIVVNDGTFFEPLQVVYHDTMENFEEISRLNVGAAIIVTGTLVATPQAKQPFEIQADTVEVEGASAPEYPLQKKRHSFEYLRTIAHLRPRTNTFQAVFRVRSLTAYAIHKFFQERDFVYVHTPIITGSDCEGAGEMFRVTTLDLENVPKDKDGHVDYSQDFFGKETSLTVSGQLNGETYAQAFRNIYTFGPTFRAENSNTTRHAAEFWMIEPEIAFADLEDNMDLAESMLKYVINYVLEAAPEEMNFFNSFVDKGLLERLHNVVSSEFARVTYTEAIELLEKNNDNFEYKVSWGTDLQTEHERYLTEQIFKRPVFVTDYPKEIKAFYMKANPDGKTVAAVDCLVPGIGEIIGGSQREDDYDKLKARIEELGMKEEDYQFYMDLRKYGSTRHAGFGLGFERCIMYLTGMTNIRDVLPFPRTVNNCEL from the coding sequence ATGAAACTTACACGGATCAGAGATTTATATAAGAACAGAGAAGCCTATCTGGACCAGAAGGTCACTGTGGGCGGCTGGGTGCGCAGCATCCGGGATTCCAAGAGCTTTGGCTTTATCGTGGTCAACGATGGAACCTTTTTTGAGCCGCTGCAGGTGGTTTATCACGATACCATGGAGAATTTCGAAGAGATCTCCAGACTGAACGTGGGAGCGGCCATCATCGTTACCGGAACTCTGGTGGCCACGCCCCAGGCCAAGCAGCCTTTTGAGATTCAGGCGGACACCGTGGAGGTGGAAGGAGCCTCCGCGCCGGAGTACCCGCTGCAGAAGAAGCGCCACAGCTTCGAGTATCTGCGGACCATCGCCCATCTGCGGCCCCGGACCAACACCTTCCAGGCCGTGTTCCGGGTGCGGTCCCTGACAGCTTACGCCATCCACAAGTTCTTCCAGGAGCGGGATTTTGTGTACGTGCACACCCCCATCATCACCGGAAGTGACTGTGAGGGAGCGGGAGAGATGTTCCGGGTGACCACTCTGGATCTGGAAAATGTGCCGAAAGACAAAGATGGTCATGTGGACTACTCCCAGGATTTCTTCGGGAAGGAGACCAGCCTTACGGTAAGCGGCCAGTTAAACGGCGAGACCTATGCCCAGGCTTTCCGCAACATTTACACGTTCGGGCCCACCTTCCGGGCGGAGAACTCCAACACCACCCGGCATGCGGCGGAGTTCTGGATGATCGAGCCGGAGATCGCCTTCGCAGACCTGGAGGATAATATGGATCTGGCGGAGTCCATGCTGAAATACGTGATCAACTATGTGCTGGAAGCGGCGCCGGAAGAGATGAACTTCTTCAACTCCTTCGTGGACAAGGGGCTTCTGGAGCGGCTTCACAACGTGGTGTCCTCTGAGTTTGCCAGAGTGACCTATACCGAGGCCATCGAGCTTCTGGAGAAGAACAACGACAATTTTGAATACAAGGTATCCTGGGGCACCGACCTGCAGACGGAGCATGAGCGGTATCTGACGGAGCAGATCTTCAAGCGCCCGGTGTTTGTAACCGACTATCCCAAGGAGATCAAGGCCTTCTACATGAAGGCAAACCCGGACGGCAAGACCGTAGCGGCGGTAGACTGTCTGGTTCCGGGGATCGGAGAGATCATCGGCGGAAGCCAGAGGGAAGACGACTACGACAAGCTGAAAGCCCGGATCGAGGAGCTGGGGATGAAAGAGGAAGACTACCAGTTCTACATGGACCTGCGCAAATACGGTTCCACCCGGCACGCGGGATTCGGTCTTGGCTTTGAGAGATGTATTATGTATCTGACAGGAATGACCAATATCCGGGACGTACTGCCGTTCCCGAGAACGGTAAACAACTGCGAATTATAG
- a CDS encoding AAA family ATPase, with amino-acid sequence MKICRIKIKNFGKLADRDFDLSEGVQLFYGENESGKSTVHSFLKGMLFGMERGRGRASANDAFSRYEPWENPSSYAGSLQFESGGKHFWIHRNFDKYTRKAELICEEDGEELSMEQGDLCVLLGGMDAAGYENTISIGQLKAQPGQPLAEQLKSFAVNYYAAGSSDLDLPAALAHLEERRKEVDRERKELAGKRQRRRERIEQEASYVWREIHGLVEEEEALEEEIHLRRERAREEEPEKKRVLDEIRPPKWRIHPVEILLFFLIVAGSFVLIHRPWNFLVAIVLSLCCGIYVWNRMKVGKRQEKTEPEKILEEITPREEKEPLERLLWKREHLEAERKDKEVQYENLKECLEELEEVGQEEKELDRKREAVLLAAEKLNQVSRLQQDKMEDDLDVRVSQIMREITGGKYTRLVVEEPLKMSVLMEDGRKVGIDRLSRGTIEQIYFALRMAAGELLYEEEYPVILDDTFAYYDEARLGNTLKWLAANRRQVLLFTCQKREEEILGELGIPYKRQKI; translated from the coding sequence ATGAAGATTTGCAGGATTAAGATAAAAAATTTCGGAAAGCTGGCGGACCGGGACTTTGATCTGTCTGAGGGCGTCCAGCTTTTTTACGGGGAAAATGAATCGGGGAAATCCACCGTTCATTCCTTTCTAAAAGGCATGCTTTTTGGTATGGAAAGAGGGCGGGGACGGGCGTCGGCAAACGATGCTTTCAGCCGGTACGAACCCTGGGAGAACCCGTCTTCTTACGCCGGGTCCCTGCAGTTTGAAAGCGGGGGGAAACATTTCTGGATCCACCGGAATTTTGACAAATATACCCGGAAGGCGGAGTTGATCTGCGAGGAGGATGGAGAGGAACTTTCCATGGAACAGGGAGATCTATGCGTGCTGCTGGGGGGAATGGACGCAGCGGGATATGAGAACACCATCTCCATCGGCCAGCTGAAAGCCCAGCCGGGCCAGCCCTTGGCCGAGCAGCTGAAAAGCTTCGCGGTGAATTATTACGCGGCGGGATCAAGTGACCTTGATCTGCCGGCGGCTCTTGCTCATCTGGAGGAGCGGCGCAAAGAGGTGGACCGGGAGCGCAAAGAGCTGGCGGGCAAGCGGCAGAGAAGAAGAGAACGGATCGAGCAGGAGGCCTCCTATGTATGGCGGGAGATCCACGGGCTTGTGGAGGAAGAAGAGGCGCTGGAGGAGGAGATCCACCTTCGGCGGGAGAGGGCCCGGGAAGAAGAGCCGGAGAAGAAGCGGGTGCTGGATGAGATCCGGCCGCCCAAGTGGAGGATCCATCCGGTAGAGATCCTGTTGTTCTTCCTGATCGTGGCAGGTTCTTTCGTGCTGATCCATCGTCCCTGGAACTTTCTGGTGGCCATTGTCCTGTCCCTGTGCTGCGGGATCTATGTGTGGAACCGGATGAAAGTAGGGAAGCGCCAGGAGAAGACGGAACCGGAGAAGATCCTGGAAGAGATCACCCCCAGAGAGGAGAAGGAACCTCTGGAGCGGCTGCTGTGGAAGCGGGAGCATTTGGAGGCGGAGCGTAAGGATAAAGAAGTCCAGTATGAGAATCTGAAGGAATGTCTGGAAGAATTGGAAGAAGTGGGGCAGGAGGAGAAGGAGCTGGACCGGAAGCGGGAGGCTGTCCTTCTGGCTGCGGAGAAGCTGAATCAGGTGTCCCGGCTTCAGCAGGATAAGATGGAGGACGACCTGGATGTGCGGGTGTCCCAGATCATGAGGGAGATCACCGGGGGGAAATATACTCGTCTGGTGGTGGAGGAACCGCTGAAGATGAGCGTGCTTATGGAGGACGGAAGGAAAGTGGGGATCGACCGCCTCAGCAGGGGCACCATCGAGCAGATCTACTTCGCTCTTAGGATGGCGGCGGGGGAATTGCTCTATGAGGAGGAATATCCGGTGATCCTGGACGATACCTTTGCCTACTATGACGAGGCCAGGCTTGGGAATACTCTGAAGTGGCTGGCCGCAAACCGGCGGCAGGTTCTTCTTTTTACCTGCCAGAAGCGGGAGGAGGAGATCCTTGGGGAACTGGGGATCCCCTATAAGAGACAAAAGATCTGA
- a CDS encoding DNA repair exonuclease has translation MHIADIHLGAEPDAGSAYSKSRPREIWNSLERICGICEEEGTDLLLIAGDLFHRQPLLRELKEVNACLGRMRKTQVALIIGNHDYLKPGSYYRSFSWAANIHPLLSEELECLELPKLSTAVYGMSYHSREITGRPYEGMGAPGRQKHEILMLHGGDEKHMPIDGKELSSLGYDYVALGHIHKPQEVIPGKAAYSGALEPIDKNDMGPHGYIAGELTDRGCQIRFVPAAAREYRPLEIRVTREMTGYQVKELLRSRIGELGKEHMYKARLVGFRDPEVLFDLSGFDVYGNLVELTDGTRPAYDFGKLEETNRENILGAFIREFQGAGEETREYMALCEGVQALMETRRD, from the coding sequence ATCCACATCGCAGACATACATTTGGGGGCAGAGCCGGACGCAGGAAGCGCGTACAGCAAAAGCCGGCCAAGAGAGATCTGGAACAGCCTGGAGAGGATCTGCGGGATCTGTGAGGAAGAAGGGACGGACCTGCTTCTTATCGCCGGGGACCTGTTCCACAGACAGCCCCTTTTGCGGGAGTTAAAAGAAGTGAACGCCTGCCTGGGGCGGATGAGGAAGACCCAGGTGGCGCTGATCATCGGCAACCACGACTATCTGAAGCCGGGCTCCTATTACCGGAGCTTTTCCTGGGCGGCCAATATCCATCCCCTTCTGAGCGAGGAACTGGAATGCCTGGAATTGCCAAAGCTTAGCACGGCGGTGTACGGCATGAGCTATCATTCCCGGGAGATCACCGGCCGGCCCTATGAGGGAATGGGAGCGCCCGGGCGGCAGAAACACGAGATCCTGATGCTCCACGGCGGGGACGAGAAGCATATGCCCATAGATGGAAAAGAACTTTCCAGTCTTGGGTATGACTATGTGGCCCTGGGCCATATCCATAAGCCTCAGGAGGTGATCCCGGGGAAGGCGGCCTACAGCGGAGCCCTGGAGCCCATTGACAAAAATGACATGGGTCCTCACGGATATATTGCCGGGGAGCTTACGGACCGGGGGTGTCAGATCCGGTTTGTGCCGGCGGCGGCAAGAGAGTACCGGCCGCTGGAGATAAGAGTGACCCGGGAGATGACCGGATATCAGGTGAAAGAACTGCTCCGGTCGCGGATCGGTGAGCTGGGAAAGGAACATATGTATAAGGCCCGCCTTGTGGGCTTCCGGGATCCGGAGGTACTGTTTGACTTAAGTGGTTTCGACGTCTATGGAAATCTGGTGGAACTGACAGATGGGACCCGTCCGGCCTATGATTTCGGGAAGCTGGAAGAGACCAACCGGGAAAATATCCTGGGGGCGTTTATCCGGGAGTTCCAGGGAGCCGGGGAGGAGACCAGGGAGTATATGGCCCTGTGCGAGGGCGTGCAGGCGCTGATGGAGACAAGAAGAGACTGA
- a CDS encoding acyltransferase domain-containing protein, whose amino-acid sequence MITLMSDQELDTFTRAIDLPASCRSQVLAFRRDPFFTRLCPQALPLLTDLLQPALWDQALARLKALLGEDPAGMKMLTFMLAACGETRKIYESFQISETIFLDTMKCFPRFINEHLESYGTYGFDRDFWTMRQIAARLFRLGSLEYELTEEAGQKAVHIHIPSDGDLSRDSRRASYAMARDFLKEFFPAYQNAPFLCTSWLLSPGLKECLPRTSRIRSFQEDFVITETFPERMDFLTWVYKRPDIPLEELPENTSLQRELKRYLLKGGKVGEAAGVLAL is encoded by the coding sequence ATGATCACTCTGATGTCCGACCAGGAACTGGATACCTTTACCCGGGCCATAGATCTGCCGGCCTCCTGCCGCAGCCAGGTCCTTGCTTTTCGCCGGGATCCATTCTTTACCCGGCTCTGCCCTCAGGCGCTGCCGCTCCTTACAGATCTTCTCCAACCGGCTCTCTGGGACCAGGCGCTGGCGCGGCTTAAAGCGCTTTTGGGAGAAGACCCTGCCGGGATGAAGATGCTTACTTTCATGCTGGCCGCCTGCGGCGAGACCCGGAAGATCTATGAGTCTTTTCAGATATCGGAGACTATCTTTCTCGATACCATGAAATGCTTCCCCCGGTTCATAAACGAGCACCTGGAAAGCTACGGGACCTACGGCTTCGACCGGGACTTCTGGACCATGCGCCAGATCGCAGCCCGGCTCTTCCGGCTGGGGTCTCTGGAATATGAATTGACAGAAGAAGCCGGCCAGAAGGCGGTCCACATCCACATCCCCTCCGACGGGGATCTTTCCCGCGACAGCCGCCGTGCTTCCTACGCTATGGCCAGGGATTTCCTGAAGGAATTCTTCCCGGCGTACCAGAACGCCCCGTTCTTATGTACTTCCTGGCTCCTGTCCCCGGGCCTTAAAGAGTGCCTGCCCAGGACTTCCCGGATCCGCTCCTTCCAGGAGGATTTTGTCATCACAGAAACCTTCCCGGAGCGGATGGATTTCCTCACCTGGGTGTACAAGCGGCCGGACATCCCTCTTGAGGAACTTCCGGAAAACACCTCCCTTCAGCGGGAGCTGAAACGTTATCTGCTGAAAGGGGGAAAAGTGGGCGAGGCGGCCGGCGTGCTGGCTTTATAG
- the vanR gene encoding VanR-ABDEGLN family response regulator transcription factor, protein MNILVVDDEKEIADVIELYLQNDQYNVFKFYTGQEALDFLKSTKVDLAILDIMLPDVDGFQILKQIREKYTFPVIMLTAKTEYMDKITGLTLGADDYIPKPFNPLELVARVKAQIRRYTQYNDGGRDTGDVIDFGGLVLDRTSHECIYNEVPLTLTPIEFDILWLLCENRGKVISSEELFEKVWHEKYYKNSNNTVMVHIRHLREKMNGPTGKSDFIKTVWGVGYKVEE, encoded by the coding sequence ATGAACATTTTAGTAGTAGACGATGAGAAGGAAATCGCGGATGTGATCGAGCTCTATCTCCAGAACGACCAGTATAATGTATTCAAGTTTTATACCGGTCAGGAGGCGCTGGATTTCCTGAAGAGTACCAAAGTGGACCTGGCGATCCTGGACATTATGCTGCCGGATGTGGACGGGTTCCAGATCCTTAAGCAGATCCGGGAGAAATATACCTTCCCGGTGATCATGCTGACGGCGAAGACAGAGTACATGGACAAGATCACCGGCCTTACCCTGGGGGCGGACGACTATATTCCCAAGCCCTTTAACCCGCTGGAGCTGGTGGCCAGAGTGAAGGCCCAGATCCGCAGGTACACCCAGTACAACGACGGCGGCAGGGATACCGGGGACGTGATCGATTTCGGAGGGCTGGTCCTGGACCGGACTTCCCACGAGTGCATTTACAATGAGGTTCCCCTGACCCTGACCCCCATCGAGTTTGACATCCTCTGGCTTCTGTGCGAGAACAGGGGCAAGGTGATCAGCTCCGAGGAGCTGTTCGAGAAGGTATGGCATGAGAAATATTATAAAAACAGCAACAACACGGTAATGGTGCACATTCGGCATCTGCGCGAGAAAATGAACGGACCTACCGGAAAATCGGATTTCATCAAGACGGTGTGGGGAGTGGGATATAAGGTTGAAGAATAA